TAATCATATAGCCACCTCTCCATAGACAATTAGATTACATCTTTTTAAAGTAATGCTGCATTACATGTAATGCAGTATTATTTGtgaaaataatgaaataaaaaatataatttaattatctattataaaattatatataattttattaaaattatatgcTATCGGATATTTCTTTAATTATCATGcataatattttgatttttttttttaaattttgatactCACGTAGCTCACAATCGAAGCACCCTTGAGAAGCAATAATCTCCACGCTTTTAAGCTAAAATGTGACCGGTTGCACGCCACGTCGATGGCTCCATCCCACATGTGCGTTGCACAAATCCAATGATGAAGTGCCACATTAATGCAATGTTTACATGCACGTGGAGGTCCAGCGTTCGTCCTAAAATGTCACTACTCCAAGACAAAAGAAATTGCATTTAGTCTGCATTAATTGCCATGAGATGTACAACACTGTGCGCGAGATTGATGTCGGCTGATGCATTCACACCAAAATCACTAACCAACGCAATGTTACAAATACGGTGGTACCATTGCAACATTAATGATGATGCTGATGGAACCGTGATAAGTTAAACGAGGACAGCGTGTCAGGGATTTGCACGCGCACGCGCACGCGCACGCGCACGCAGATGGCCATGAAAGGTACCGGAAGAAGCCGTGAGCTTAGCTTGGGCCCATTGATGAATAAGATATGATTTGCCAGGCCAGAACTTGTAAGCAGACGGTCAGACTGGGTTTAGATTGGACTCAATCCAAAGGGCAGCACCGATTTTTCAGATCCAAATCTGACCCAATGTGGTCTTTGGGCCTCCTTTCCGGATCCGAACCTGCTGAACATTGGACTTCAGATTTTCGGGCAGAACCTCGGGCTTCCCTGAACAAAAAGAAGGTGAGGATGTGGGGAGGCAGCGAGGAGATAGGGATGACGCGGGGAGGAAGCACCGGGATCAGGACGACTTGAGAAGCGAGGAGTCCGAGAAGGAGGCGAGACCCCATACCATAGTGGCTAAAGGCTAGAGCAAATAATAACTTACACATATGGGAGTGAAAACTGATCCATTCGAGCCATGAGTCCTTGACCCTAACATTATCTCCCTTTTGATTAAGGAGCTACGTTGTACAAAGACGGCATTATTAGTTCTATATTAATTATGAGTCAAAAGAGAGTCTGACTTATATAGAATGGGACCTTCTTTTTTCCATGAGGTattttttaaaggacaaaaccatGAAACTCTATACCATAATGGCCAGAGATTAGAGCAAACAATACCTTATGCATGTGGGAGTGGAGAATCGATTTATCTGAGCCACAAGCCCTTGACTCCATGCCATAGTGGCTACAGACTAGAGCTTTGGTGGGAGGCCAGACCATGTGTGGGCTATAGCATTAAATGCATGTTGTCAGTGGCTGCTCGACTCCTTtgcattctctctctctcctttgacCTTGGTTATTGGATGGCTAGAGTTTtccttattctctctctctctctctctcatgatcTTGCTAATCCAAGGGCTAAAatctccccttctctctctctctttcatgaCATTGCTGACCCAATGAGTGGAGCCTCCCttgccctctttctctctcatgaccttgCTAACTCTATGGTCAGAGCAAGGTGGATAAAGGCTCCTGGACCCAGCCTTCCTTGCTCTCTCTCATTACTTGCTTATTGACATTGGATCCTTGCTTGATCTCTCTAGTTGTGCCATTATAGATCTAGTTGGTCAGGATATACCACTAGAGGTGCAATCGAGCCGAATTGAATGAAGTAACTGAAAGTTTGTCTCGactcaaaatattcaaatttgaaattcagttTGAGATCAACTCAATTTTAATATCCCAAGCTTGAACTCGGCTCGATGAAAAATAAGCAAAACTTGAGATTGACTCGATTTGACTTGAATATCAATCGAGCCATACTCAAGCTTGAGTttgagctcaaaatcaaatattagtctactaataatataaatattaatatatattataaataaaaataatattattaaaatatatattataaataaaaataatattataaaaatatatttaaattctaGTAGATTTGCGAGCTTTCGAGCTGAGTATTTTGCTACTCGAACTCGATAATAATCAATTTGAGTCAAGCTTGGACTCGAGCCGAGCTCGAGTATCTCAAGAGTGGCTTGACTAGTTTGCACTTCTATGTGccattaatgaaaaatatcaaagaaaTCACACTTTCCAACCTTGATAGTTGGCTAACGGTAGCCTACCAGTAGCTGGCAAGGTGATAGTtaaagtattaaaatttaaaGCTTCTTTAATTTTCTACTACAGCATGATTTAGcctccaaattaatttttttataattaatcattTGTAGTAGATTAGGAAAATGTTGTTTAGTACAAGTAACACAGATTTATTTTGCTTATGTTAATTTTGCACGGATTCTTTGTTGATAGATTAATGTATACATTGTATTTATTtacttttatactttaatatcATTTATGTTATGATTTTTTGTACTTTATTATTGTTTTCATATGTGTGTCATGGTTTATCAAAAtgtattttgaatttatatattttatttcttcaataatactgtattatattattttataaagtattgctatttaataatatttattcatcatagaatggaagaagaacaagtaTTAGATGTCAAGTTTTGATTCTTCTACTAACCAGACTAGGCACCAATTAGGTACATGAGTTTGTATATACACTTTTCTTCTATATagcttttatcaaaaatattgatgtattgttgaaatttaaatattttaagtttGTTTTTCAATTTATCGTATcacgatatttttttttttaatcttctaatGTTTGTCTCGAAACTAATAATCATTGTTTAATGAactcgaatatatatatatatatatatatatatatatatatatatatatatatatatatatacagggtcggtcctgatattttttaggcctggagccaaataaaaaaaaaattattaaaaattaatatattttaaatattaattattattgaaaaattaatctacgtatattttgtaatgcaaaattttttataatttctttgtaatcaatatttgacaataattcttcttcaatagatagcatagctaaaccatttaatctttcttgtaacattgttgatcgtaaatatgattttaataattttaattttgaaaaacttttttcagcAGAGGTAACAGTGACAGGTATGgtcaataatattctatatgcAATTGATGTATTTGGATAACAATTTATTTCATTAATATAATTAAGTATATCTATAGCAGTAttattttcttttggcataattgcttttagaacttttaattctgaaaataaatcaatcccatcaagatcataatgattaccatttgttaaaatattttgaagattaagacaaaattttttcaaactttcttcatccaatgaaattaatgttttgaaatcaaacaaaaatccaaaattattttcatataattgaaattgttcaaacctatgtttcaatgaaaagatagcttgatctactaaatataaaaaataattaactctaaatgattcttctggtgattgttcaatatctacattaatatttttatcaaattatttttttctttttacttgacATTTTATACGAAATATATGATCAATTCCCATCTCATTTGCAATTTCCTTAGCTGAAATCATGGCAGAAGTAAAGCCAGTCTCTCTATATCTTTCAAAAAATGAAACTAATCCTTTTAATTGATCAATGGCAACATCTATACGCATATCCTTAGATTGTAAATTTTTGCTAACTAAATTAAAAGTAAATAGTATATCATACCAAATAATCATTcctaataaaaattcaaaattttcaagctcatgTGTTGCTAAAGATTCAGTTTCACTCTTTGTTTTTGAATCCTCACAAATTTCAGCTAATTGATATAAAGCTTCTCTTATTTGTGGAGtttgaaatcttattgctttgACGCTCTCAATGCGACTTTCCCAACGTGTTTGTGACAATGGCTTTAATGTTAAATTAGGTACATTATCaagtaaaatttttcatctctttGTAGAACCACCAAATGCATTATATATATGTTGTAttacaccaaaaaaaattttagctttACTACAAGATGAAGCCATATCACAAAGTGTTAAGTTAAGACTATGACAAGCACATGGTGTATAAAATACTctagaatttatttttaataatcttttttgtactccctgatttttttctttcatattagatccattgtcgtatccttgtcctcttatatcatcaatgtttaaatcaagagtttctataatagattgtaattcattaaaaagacCTAAACCTGATGTAttatctacttttaaaaattctaaaaagtaTTCTTCTATTGTTATTGGtctttttgaaatattcacacatcgtatgatcaaagacatttattcttgatgacttgcatctggagtacaatcaagtataatggaataatattttgcttctttaattcttttaattattaaattttttatattagatgctAATGCAATTactaactcatcttgaattttatgactaagataatgatattgaatttcattattttgaatacgTCTAAGATGTTCTTGCATAATTGGATCAAAAACAGCAATCATTtcaattaatcataaaaaattatcattactattttgataaattttttcattcgtTCTACGAAAAGCTAGAGAACTTTGAGCAAAAAATTTAACAGCAGCTACTATTCTTAATAGTACTTTTTTCCAATGTTCTTTCTCTTTATTAATTTGCTCTTGAATATGTTTAtcgattatttgattttttttaaatctattctgTAAATCAATCCAAGTGGTCATATTATGAATGTGATCATTACTAGTTTCATGAGCTTTAAGTCTTTCACTAAGGTGTTTCCAATCTCTAAAGCCATCACTTGCTAATTGACTTCTACTACTATTATCATTTGATTTAAATAgcttacaacaaaaataaaataatttgtctAACTCTTTTGAATATACTAACCATTTTCGATCATGTTGCTCTCCATTTGGTAAAGTTCGATCATAatgtattaaagaaaaatatctattatattgatcaagagggaactttatattaatatctcttttaggactatttttaattaataaatctttAGAATTTGTATCAAGACTATTCCATATCCTAGGATCataaatgtcaaaagtatttgattcacttgatttttcattcattaaatttttatcaccacTAATGAGATCATCTGTGCTATTAGtattatcattattaataatattattatcattatttaattcataagtaacatttatatttttattgataaattcactagcaatattatttgaattctcaactatatcactttttttacttataataaatttatcaagacctccttttaatgattgagttaattgttcttgttttctttttttcttaagttTTTCATGACCCGAAGGATATTTTTTaggtattattttgataaataaaataataaatattagctaaaattagtaatcaataaatttaaagtttagaacaatagaaCCTGATTTAAAGCTTTTTGATAGAACAATAGAACTTGCTTGAAGGCTTTGTTGATGGAACAAAATTTAAGCAAAAGCTACTgtaattgtaataaaaatttaaacctgaaaaataaaatatgataattaatcaattattttaagaataagatatagtaaaaataataagaaaatgaagTGAAACCACAAgctatctaaaaaaataagatggatataaagaccataattatatttatttaaaaaagcaaGTCCTAGATgtacaaaattaaatatattccaTCATATGCAAGAATACTGACCTATTGATTGAGACTCTCACATAGACGGACCAAATTTCATATACCTAAACCAATTGGATTATAATTAACAAATTCATGTAATTATATTGTgtgaaccattttttttttttattgtgtggactgtggaccatcttttttttttcttcttcttcttccatagtAAAACAGAGGactcatcctctcttttttttaatagaacagtgtggatcatttttttctttttttttattgtgtgaactgtggatcattttttcttttctctctttttttctttttcttccatggTAAAATAAGggatcctttctttttttttttttttaacggaaTAGAGGACTCATCCCTCGTTCCTGAGGTAAGGTCGTAAGGGAGATCCTCCTCTCCGACCAACACCGCCCACAACTAAAGGAGCGGTCTCCGACGATCGGATGATGACAACCACAGGctccagtgatttttttttttaaatttaaatttgttaCATATGTATAGAGAATGGTCAGAGAAAAAGTTCATCTGGAAGACTCAATGAgctgagaataagagaagctgAGAGTACAACATATTCAAGgatctaaaaagagaaataaaaaaatttatatataaagcataaaaaaatccaattcagccaaCAGTGGTCGAATagttttttttccccttctttttCCATGGTAAAACAAGGACtctttctctctgttttttttttttttaacgaaacAGAGAACTCATCCCTGTTCCTGAGGCAAAGCCACAACCCACAAGGGAGATCCTTCTCCCCGGCCAACACCGCCCACAACTAAAGCCTTTGACGACCGGACGACGACAACCACAAGCTCTGGTGACCGGCGGCAGCCTAACGGTGccggaaagataaaaaaaatgaaaaaacaagGGAACTTGTTGAACTAGGatttcaagaatttttctgacaataaatcgataaaaaaatcaagtttaaaattcatagcagattgaaagaggaggattgaagagatttacttgactttttgacggattttgatctgatttttgacgtCCAAAATAAGGAAGAATCACCGATGGATAGCAGAATAGGATGAAAAGATCGAAGACGGAGGAGGAGGTGGGGGAGAGGAGCTACAGGTTGTGAGAGGGAGAAGACGTTTGGTTTATCCAAAAAAGCCGTTGGGGTGCTGGAACTCGGGAGAGGAAGAGACGTTTAGTTTACCcagacgaaaaaaaaaaaaaagggcctggggcggtcgcccgctttgacccgccccagggccggccgtgtatatatatgtgtgtgtgtgtgtgtgtgtgtgtgtgtgtgtgaatagAGGCTTCTCAAGCCTTCATTTGACACGTGAGATGTTCTGGAAAGGAGAGGAGCCACATGAAAAAAGCAGCACTTTCTTATTCCGAAGCACGATCACAACACCCCAGCCATCATCTAAGCTTTCCTATTTGACTACTCCAAGCCTATCTGTCGATTCCTCGGTCTGTAGATCATCTTGTCTTTCTCTGGCTACGGACGCGGAACCTAGAAGACCGACCAGTGTAGGTAGGCCGGTCGATCAGGATCTAGGTGTCGATGGAGCCATTCGATGGAACTCGAACGAAGTAGAGGAGGGGCCAGGGCTGGGGCTGGAGGAGGGGCAGACAACAGGAAGGCCGATGGATCTGCAGGAAGTCTGTGGGAAAAACGTCGGTGACGATGGGGAGGAAGGCGATGTTGGAGATTGGCGGGAGGTGGCGGCGAGAAGAGATATATGGGAAGGAAAGCATTTGAGGGAGATTGGAGGTCTTTTTTTGGGAGAATAGTActtgagggagatcggagggCTTTTTATGTTCCAATTGGAGTTTTTTCTCGGGACCCGACCAGCACCTCCATCCGATTGAGACTTCTgaggaaaaaaatagagaaaaagatgaaagataaGATCTtttccattgatttttttttttttaatttcatttcaTTCACTTCTTCGAAGATctatggggaaggagagcacctaaGGGAGATCAGAGGGGTTTTTCACATCCCGATTGGGTTTTTTCTcgagcatatgggattttgtgctagttgtggtggtgtgagttggtcccttgaggttttgagagcttaatcttggtagaagtgaCAAATGGAGCGAGAAAGAAGTTTTCTTTTTCAATAGTCAGAGACAGTATTAATAAATAACACATGTTAGTAAAAATAATGTATGCTATTTTAACGAGATCTCAGTGGCCTTCTATGAGTCCAATTATGATGCGACATCGAGGGAGGAAATTTTGGAAGAGCTATTAGCCAAGGAAGAGATCAAAGGTTAGTCGAAGGTTGTACGAAGATAAGGGGACCAAAGAAAAGGCCTCACGGCagtaaagtagaataaaaatttttaatcttgATCGAAGGTAGGCAGTGGAGATGGATCTGGACGTTATGATGAAGATGTTTTTAGAGCATTATCATCGGATGTTCCAGACATCTCATGTATTGTATAAGGTTATAAGTTAGTGAAATAAATGATGATGCCATTATATTATATATCCCGATTGGGTGCACCAGTTCCCCCCGCCACCCCgccctctctccccctccctggCCGCCCACCCCCCCCACACCCCCTACCGGTCTCCCTCGGATGGTTTTGGCGCAACCCTTTGGAGCCCTCACCGGACCCAACCCCACCACAAGTATCCTTgtgtcctcctcctcctcctcctacttcccTTCCCCTCTCCTACCCCGCCCCGCTGTCGAATCGCTCCTCACCGCTGCTCTCGATGCCGCCGCCAGCCCCCGCCACCTCCGAGAGGCCCACGGCCGCCTTGTCCGTCTCGGCCTTCACCACAGCAACTTCCTCGTCGCCCGCCTCCTCCGCCGCCTCGCCGACCACCGTGTCCCCACCCACCCCTACCCGCTCCTCGTCTTCGCCCAGGTACCCCGCCCCAACCCCTTCCTTTGGACCGCCCTTATCCGCGGGGCCGCCCTTCTCCTCCACTCCGCCTCCTCCTCCACCGCCCATCCCCTCCGCCTCTACGCCGCCATGCGGCGCAGCTGGCCCCCCGCCCCGCCCCTCCCATTTACCTTCTCCGCCCTCTTCAAGGCCTGCGCTGCCGCCCGCTCCCTCCCCATGGGCGCCCAGGTCCATGCCCAGGCCCTTGCCACCGGCGGGTTCGATGCTGAGCTTTTCGTCCAGAACACTCTTATCTCGTTTTACATGGAGTGCTCCGACCTGGCATCCGCCCGCAAGGTGTTCGACCGGATGTCTGTGAGAGACGCCATATCATGGACTTCGTTGATCGTCGCCTATACCAAGACCGGTGACATGGGCTCCGCCGAGGGGCTTTTTGAGAAGACCCCGGTGAAGGATATGGTGGGGTGGACCGCCATGGTCACGGGGTACGCCCAGAATGCGATGCCGAAAGAGGCATTGGAGACGTTCGATAAAATGAGAGAGGCTGCTGTTGAAATCGACGAGGTCTCGTTAATCGGCGCCATCTCCGCTTGCGCCCAGTTGGGTGCCGTGAAGCATGCGGAATTGGTACGGGAGATTGCTGAGAGGCATGGGTTCGAGAGGAACGTCGTCGTGGGTTCGGCGATGGTTGATATGTATGCTAAATGTGGGCTCGTTGACGAGGCCCGTAAGGTGTTTGGTGGAATGGTGGAGCGAAATGTGTACACGTACAGTGCTATGATTGTTGGTCTTGCTGCGCATGGGAGGGCTCACGAGGCGATCGCTTTATTTAAGGAGATGGTGGAGAGGACGGAGGTGAAGCCTAACCGGGTCACATTCATTGGGGTGCTCACAGCATGCAGCCATGCTGGAATGGTGAAGGAAGGCCGCTCTTACTTTGCACAAATGAAGGACGAGTACGGGATTCCTCCCTCTGCTGATCATTATGCTTGCATGGTGGATTTGTTGGGCCGATCAGGACTTGTGGAAGAAGCACTTGAACTTGTGAAGTCGATGCCTGTCGAACCCCATGGTGGTGTGTGGGGAGCACTGCTAGGTGCTTGCCGGATCCATGGGAAGACCCAAATTGCTAAACTTGCAGCAGATCATCTATTCAAGCTCGAACCTGATGGAATTGGGAACTATGTGTTGTTGTCGAACATATATGCATCGGCAGGGATGTGGGATGAGGTGTCGAAGGTGAGGAAGTTGATGAGGGGGAGGAGGTTGAGGAAGAACCCAGCTGCAAGCTGGGTGGAGGCCAAAGATGGTCTAGTTCATGAGTTCTTCGCGGGTGATGGTTTGCACCCTAGGTCGCGTGAGATAAAGGAGGCACTAGAGGAGCTTTTGGGGAGGTTGAAGCATGATGGATATGTGCCTGTCTTGAGCTCAGTTGTCTATGATGTTAGTGATGGCGAGAAGGAAAGGCTACTGAAGGGTCATAGTGAGAAGCTAGCACTGGCGTTTGGTCTATTAACAACCAACGTTGGCAGCACAATTAGGATTGTGAAGAACCTAAGGATTTGTGAGGACTGTCATTTGGTGATGCGCCTTGTGTCTAAGGTTGAGAGCAGGGAGATTGTGGTGAGGGATAACATGAGGTTCCACCACTTCAAAAATGGTGAGTGCTCCTGTGGTGAATTTTGGTGAAGGTGAGCTTTATAGGCAACATAAACATAAGAAGAGAGGAGAAAATGGTATGGCTTAATTTTGAGATGGATTCCTAAATTCTTTTGAAGCTCAGTTGCCTCATTTGATCCTTGTGAATTCATTTGACCTACACCGAATTCTGCTGAAGCAGCACAAAGAGCTGAAGACATGCATTATTCTAAATGCAGGAAACTAATTCTATgatcttttttcttatgaaagatATCTATGGCATCATGAAACAAATGATAGCGATAAAAAAGAAGATGGAAAAAATGAAACTAAAGGGAGTTGAGCTTCTTAGTTGGCCAGAAGATTCAAACCAGCTTTCCCTTgaggagagttttttttttttttccaaaaaaaatgtATGACTTTATGTTTTCAGAAATTTTTTATAAGTCAGATGTAGTCGAGACATGAAGTAGAGCTGGTTTCTTTTATTAGCTGTAGAACaaaatctcattttttttaatacaGATTGCACAATTATCTTGGAAAATTGATTCAACATTGTCGTGATATACCGGAGTAACTTATGCGATCTCAGTGGTTCTTTATTCCTAGGAGGTTGGACTTTGAGAAATTCTCAAATCCTGTTCTTGCGTTTTCTGCTTTGTTCTCTACTGTTATTGCTCCTCCAAGTTCACCTGGTGTGCTGGCAACTCTCATGCCATCTGGGTTTTACCTACTTGTTTCTTTTGTTTTACAAAGACAGTGATTGCAGTGAAACATAGTTGTTTTCCATATTCCCAAAACTCATgttcatatcaataaaaaaaaattgaaatagtctTTCAATGTCCATATAAGTCAACCTAATTGAAAACTGCTACGCCTATGAGATCGTTCCTTTGAAGACCCTGGTTGGAGGATCTTTCTTATCTCCAGGTACTTTCTGAACCAAAGATAATATAAGAATACAAGCAGACTCGAttgaatcaagaaaaaaatatatcagtAAATATGGAGGAGCAACATGAGAAAGTACTATAACCCTGCAGAGAAAAGATATTAGCTTGCATTTACAGATAAAGAAGTTTCAACTCAGTGTTTACAGACAACAGAGGTGACCTTTTTATTGATCGCGAGTCCCGGTTGTGAGATAAGCCTCTGATACTTATTCTCAAGGGGTTGTTGCTAGAAAGGAGAACATTTTGTAAAAGCATTGTAAGAGAAGCAAGTTTACTCCTAACTCCATTAAGACTTGGGATTTGTTCAATATTTTATCAAACCAATGAAGTTTTCCCACCAATAAAAATTAATCTTAATCCCAGAAAAACTGATCCAATGATAGAACAGAAGCTTAAATGCAGCAGCTTGAAGAACACAAGATGTAGTGGTGGGAAGACTAGATTTCAGGAAGCATGATTCCTGCATGCCAGCTGCCGCTTGAATGAGTGGTGATATACTGAAGTTGAAACTGCATAACTTAAGCAATTTCCTATACCCAAAAGACTTGTACATGTTTTGAAGTTTATGTCTTGTTCAAACTCAAAGCCTGGAGAAGCCATGGGGGTCTCTGCAAGCTTTCTCTGTCAAAGCTGCTGGTCGAGTGGTCGCTGCATTCCTCTGTTCTCTGTGGTCTGACGGGGGTGGACAAAAGCAGTGGCCTGATATCACTTGGAGCTGGCTTAGAGTAGCCCTTTTCATTGTTCAAGCTAAGCCAGTGTTTTGATCTCTTCTTACCTATGCCACATCCTATGCTAAGTGTCAGCTCCACATCATTCTCATCATCGGTCCACGAATTGGAGCTTTCTGTGTTCATCTTTTCTTTCAGATGCTTCCCCAAGTTGGTAATCTGATCTTGGTTGTGTCTAACTTCTGTAGAGGTGTACTCTTCTGCAGGCTGTTCAAGATCGAAGTCCTTCGGTGCTCTTAAAGGGTCTTCTGAGCATATGCTTAGTTCTCGTGAACTTGGGCCTGCCCTTGTGTTGTAGTGATGTAGGGAACTGTACTCAGAGTTTAGATGTTTAGTGGAGTGAAGTGTATTACTGACATGGGAAGAATGACTGTTCTCTGAGGTAGATGTACTACCCCAAAATCTGGTCCTTGTATCTGTGAACCCTCTGGAAGTCACAATTGTGGAGGACTGGGGCTTCTCCTCCTTACTTCTCATCTCAGCCATTAGCATCTTCTGAACTCTGTATAGCCGATGTAGATCATGCACCTGCAATATCCAATCCAAAATCTGTGCATCAGTACTTGATGATAAAGTAGAACAAAAATGATAACAATTGCCATTTATCCATCTTGGCATTCTCATTCTGCCACCTGTTAGAGAGAGGGGTACATCAAAAGAAACTgttagagagaggggaagagaaa
Above is a genomic segment from Elaeis guineensis isolate ETL-2024a chromosome 1, EG11, whole genome shotgun sequence containing:
- the LOC105039665 gene encoding pentatricopeptide repeat-containing protein At5g44230, coding for MVLAQPFGALTGPNPTTSILVSSSSSSYFPSPLLPRPAVESLLTAALDAAASPRHLREAHGRLVRLGLHHSNFLVARLLRRLADHRVPTHPYPLLVFAQVPRPNPFLWTALIRGAALLLHSASSSTAHPLRLYAAMRRSWPPAPPLPFTFSALFKACAAARSLPMGAQVHAQALATGGFDAELFVQNTLISFYMECSDLASARKVFDRMSVRDAISWTSLIVAYTKTGDMGSAEGLFEKTPVKDMVGWTAMVTGYAQNAMPKEALETFDKMREAAVEIDEVSLIGAISACAQLGAVKHAELVREIAERHGFERNVVVGSAMVDMYAKCGLVDEARKVFGGMVERNVYTYSAMIVGLAAHGRAHEAIALFKEMVERTEVKPNRVTFIGVLTACSHAGMVKEGRSYFAQMKDEYGIPPSADHYACMVDLLGRSGLVEEALELVKSMPVEPHGGVWGALLGACRIHGKTQIAKLAADHLFKLEPDGIGNYVLLSNIYASAGMWDEVSKVRKLMRGRRLRKNPAASWVEAKDGLVHEFFAGDGLHPRSREIKEALEELLGRLKHDGYVPVLSSVVYDVSDGEKERLLKGHSEKLALAFGLLTTNVGSTIRIVKNLRICEDCHLVMRLVSKVESREIVVRDNMRFHHFKNGECSCGEFW
- the LOC105039666 gene encoding uncharacterized protein, with the protein product MGTKLHGTHNVFTTLLKNNRHVVTFDLSTPDSWARFSNILLKTGGQTAFNYLPESMDRLQNNRESVRNTMLRHEEIFRQQVHDLHRLYRVQKMLMAEMRSKEEKPQSSTIVTSRGFTDTRTRFWGSTSTSENSHSSHVSNTLHSTKHLNSEYSSLHHYNTRAGPSSRELSICSEDPLRAPKDFDLEQPAEEYTSTEVRHNQDQITNLGKHLKEKMNTESSNSWTDDENDVELTLSIGCGIGKKRSKHWLSLNNEKGYSKPAPSDIRPLLLSTPVRPQRTEECSDHSTSSFDRESLQRPPWLLQALSLNKT